A stretch of the Taeniopygia guttata chromosome 3, bTaeGut7.mat, whole genome shotgun sequence genome encodes the following:
- the LOC140683521 gene encoding uncharacterized protein — MACLSPPPFYSEPSLRRGGIRPPRVGAASSPPRRQRAKPQLLQRFSPAAEREEEGGGWSCDSDFAPRGAGRHRPARHRESKQAAGSGGAGCEGGLQQAAKCPGSGAIREAQHGAAAGERRESSGRPWPPTRVSSAGHRSAPPTPPGEAGPAAHPGRLTFLFGIMSLLRAAKVKRPKEAPAEARDPPGGGGGSGGDTGVAWCPQLCPRPVPAAPPPAPRQPPPPAPASPTGRAERGGRGSRLAPPAAPRPPPRRQPLIAGPGFSIRRREGEPGGGLGASGNLRAVSGEQRTASARKSLQWSLYR; from the exons ATGGCttgcctctcccctcctcccttttACTCGGAGCCATCGCTCCGGCGCGGCGGGATCCGGCCGCCCCGGGTGGGGGCTGCCTCCTCCCCGCCGCGGCGCCAGA GGGCGAAGCCGCAGCTGCTGCAGCGCTTCTCCCCGGCGGcggagagggaggaggaaggtgggGGCTGGAGTTGTGATAGCGACTTCGCCCCCCGGGGAGCGGGGCGACACCGCCCCGCGCGGCACCGGGAAAGTAAACAGGCGGCGGGAAGCGGCGGGGCGGGGTGCGAAGGGGGCTTGCAACAGGCAGCTAAATGCCCGGGCTCGGGAGCCATCCGCGAAGCCCAGCacggagcggcggcgggagaGCGGCGGGAGAGCAGCGGGCGCCCGTGGCCCCCGACGCGCGTTTCCTCCGCCGGCCACCGCTCGGCCCCCCCGACCCCACCCGGGGAGGCAGGACCCGCCGCACACCCGGGGCGCCTCACCTTTCTCTTCGGCATAATGTCCCTGCTCCGGGCCGCCAAAGTAAAGCGACCGAAAGAAGCTCCGGCAGAAGCGCGGGATCCgcccggcggtggcggcggcagcggcggcgacACCGGCGTGGCTTGGTGCCCGCAGCTGTGCCCGCGCCCGGtgcccgccgcgccgcccccggcgccccggcagcccccgccgccAGCGCCCGCCTCGCCGAcggggcgggcggagcggggcggccgcggctccCGATTGGCTCccccggcggcgccgcgccccccgccccggcggCAGCCGCTAATCGCGGGCCCGGGATTCTCCATCCGCCGTCGGGAAGGCGAACCAGGCGGCGGTCTGGGCGCGTCGGGCAACTTGCGTGCGGTGAGCGGCGAACAGCGAACAGCATCCGCTCGTAAATCTCTGCAGTGGTCCTTGTACAG